In Nomascus leucogenys isolate Asia chromosome 25, Asia_NLE_v1, whole genome shotgun sequence, a single genomic region encodes these proteins:
- the FAM3B gene encoding protein FAM3B isoform X2, whose product MRPLAGAPVPKRQKCDHWTPCPSDTYAYRLLSRGGRNKYAKICFEDKLLMGEQLGNVATGINIAIVNYVTGNVTATRRFDMYEGDNSGPMTKFIQSAPPKSLLFMVTYDDGSTRLNNDAKNAIEALGSKEIRNMKFRSSWVFVAAKGLELPSEIQREKINHSDTKNNRYSGWPAEIQIEGCIPKEPS is encoded by the exons CCCCAGTCCCCAAAAGGCAAAAATGTGACCACTGGACTCCCTGCCCATCTGACACCTATGCCTACAGGTTACTCAGCAGAGGTGGCAGAAACAAGTACGCCAAAATCTGCTTTGAGGATAAGCT GCTTATGGGAGAACAGCTGGGAAATGTTGCCACAGGAATAAACATTGCCATTGTCAACT atgtaACTGGGAATGTGACAGCAACACGACGTTTTGATATGTATGAAGGCG ATAACTCTGGACCGATGACAAAGTTTATTCAGAGTGCTCCTCCAAAATCCCTGCTCTTCATGGTGACCTATGACGACGGAAGCACAAG ACTGAATAACGATGCCAAGAATGCTATAGAAGCACTTGGAAGTAAAGAAATCAGGAACATGAAATTCAGGTCTAGCTGGGTATTTGTGGCAGCAAAAGGCTTGGAACTCCCTTCCGAAATTCAGAGAGAAAAG ATCAACCACTCTGATACTAAGAACAACAGATATTCTGGCTGGCCTGCAGAGATCCAGATAGAAGGCTGCATACCCAAAGAACCAAGCTGA